The following proteins are encoded in a genomic region of Desulfosporosinus youngiae DSM 17734:
- the ispF gene encoding 2-C-methyl-D-erythritol 2,4-cyclodiphosphate synthase translates to MKIKVGIGYDVHALVAERSLILGGVKIPHERGLLGHSDADVLVHAIMDALLGALALGDIGGHFPDHDPRYRGISSLSLLKHIMGLIESKGYRVGNLDSVIMAERPKLAPFIAKMRSNLSQAMNVKESCVSVKATTTERLGFVGREEGIGAQAIVSLKRLEDE, encoded by the coding sequence TTGAAAATTAAAGTAGGAATTGGTTATGATGTACATGCGCTGGTGGCGGAACGGTCGTTGATTCTTGGAGGAGTAAAAATTCCGCATGAACGTGGTTTACTAGGGCATTCGGATGCGGATGTGCTAGTTCATGCGATTATGGACGCGCTTTTAGGTGCTTTGGCTTTAGGGGATATCGGAGGGCATTTTCCGGATCATGATCCAAGATATCGCGGTATTTCAAGTCTTTCTTTATTGAAGCATATCATGGGACTCATCGAATCAAAAGGGTATCGCGTAGGGAATTTGGATAGCGTTATTATGGCAGAACGTCCAAAGCTTGCTCCATTTATTGCAAAAATGCGTTCAAATCTTTCGCAGGCTATGAATGTGAAAGAGTCATGTGTATCAGTAAAAGCGACAACAACAGAGCGGCTGGGGTTTGTGGGAAGAGAAGAAGGCATTGGTGCTCAGGCGATTGTTAGCTTAAAAAGGTTGGAGGATGAATGA